One Bosea sp. 685 DNA segment encodes these proteins:
- a CDS encoding transposase — translation MTIHPCFIGCDIAKSHLDLFEETSGTSLRIANTSEAIATWLSSLDCQASFVAFEATGPYDHTLRQTLEQAGCRFARINPARARDFARATGRLAKTDAIDAEMLAAMARMLALMPDAASDPARNALAQLHKRRDQLVEMRAAERVRDSEGQDPTGSLARHLAWLDAEIATLEHLVSEALQADETLTRTQALLRSAPGIGPVTAATLIALMPELGHVSPKAIAALAGLAPFNDDSGRRRGQRMIKGGRRRVRKALYMAALAAIRTSARFKTFYDAIRARSPAAKVAIIAVARKLLVTLNAMLKTDTAFQP, via the coding sequence ATGACCATACACCCCTGCTTCATCGGTTGCGATATCGCCAAGAGCCATCTCGACCTGTTCGAGGAGACGAGCGGGACGAGCCTTCGGATCGCCAATACGAGTGAGGCGATCGCGACCTGGCTGTCGTCGCTCGACTGCCAGGCCAGCTTCGTCGCCTTCGAGGCAACCGGCCCCTATGACCACACGCTGCGCCAGACCCTGGAGCAGGCCGGCTGCCGCTTCGCCCGGATCAATCCGGCGCGCGCCCGCGACTTCGCCCGCGCCACCGGCCGCCTGGCCAAGACCGATGCGATCGACGCCGAGATGCTGGCTGCGATGGCGCGCATGCTGGCGCTCATGCCCGACGCAGCCTCCGATCCCGCTCGCAACGCCTTGGCACAGCTGCACAAACGCCGCGATCAGCTCGTCGAGATGCGCGCCGCCGAGCGCGTCCGCGACAGCGAGGGGCAAGATCCCACCGGCAGCCTCGCCCGCCATCTCGCTTGGCTCGATGCGGAGATCGCTACGCTCGAGCACCTCGTCAGCGAGGCACTGCAGGCAGATGAGACCCTGACAAGGACGCAGGCCCTGCTGCGCTCGGCGCCCGGCATCGGCCCCGTCACAGCCGCCACTCTCATCGCCCTGATGCCCGAACTCGGCCACGTCTCGCCAAAGGCCATCGCCGCGCTCGCAGGCCTCGCACCCTTCAACGACGACAGCGGGCGCAGGCGCGGCCAGCGCATGATCAAGGGCGGAAGGCGACGCGTCCGCAAAGCCCTCTACATGGCCGCGCTCGCCGCCATCCGGACATCTGCGCGCTTCAAGACCTTCTACGACGCAATCCGCGCACGCAGCCCAGCCGCAAAGGTCGCCATCATCGCCGTCGCAAGAAAGCTCCTCGTAACCCTCAACGCCATGCTCAAAACTGACACCGCCTTCCAACCATGA
- a CDS encoding RraA family protein, with translation MSNVGFRIFRRINRPDPGLVRALAVIPVANIADEMNRLFCLDAAIRPWNRALMAGCAFTVRARPGCNLLVHKALDMAVPGDVVIVEDGGDLTTALAGENMVLWARKRGLAGLVIDGAMRDVDAIRELDFPVYARGATPRGPHRNGPGEINVPISCGGVVVNPGDIVLGDGDGVLIVPPREAQAILERAKGKLAKELKTRESLAEGTWDRSAYADEALARMGCEIIDAAFDHGR, from the coding sequence ATGAGCAATGTCGGCTTCCGGATTTTCCGAAGGATCAATCGCCCCGATCCGGGCCTGGTCCGAGCACTGGCCGTGATCCCGGTCGCCAATATCGCCGACGAGATGAACCGGCTGTTCTGTCTGGATGCCGCGATCCGGCCGTGGAACCGGGCGCTGATGGCGGGCTGTGCCTTCACGGTGCGGGCCCGGCCGGGCTGCAACCTCCTGGTCCACAAGGCGCTCGACATGGCCGTGCCCGGGGATGTCGTGATCGTCGAGGATGGCGGCGATCTGACGACGGCGCTCGCCGGCGAGAACATGGTGCTCTGGGCGCGCAAGCGCGGCCTCGCCGGCCTCGTGATCGATGGCGCGATGCGCGATGTCGACGCCATCCGCGAGCTGGATTTTCCCGTCTATGCGCGCGGCGCCACCCCTCGCGGCCCGCATCGCAACGGGCCGGGCGAGATCAACGTGCCGATCTCCTGCGGCGGTGTCGTCGTCAATCCCGGCGATATCGTGCTCGGCGACGGTGACGGCGTCCTGATCGTTCCGCCGCGCGAGGCGCAGGCCATCCTCGAACGCGCCAAGGGCAAGCTCGCCAAGGAGCTCAAGACGCGCGAAAGCCTCGCGGAGGGCACATGGGACCGCTCGGCCTATGCGGACGAGGCGCTGGCACGGATGGGCTGCGAGATCATCGACGCGGCGTTCGACCACGGCCGCTGA